The Pseudomonas azotoformans genome has a segment encoding these proteins:
- a CDS encoding polysaccharide lyase family 7 protein: protein MIDLSTWNLSIPVGSPPATIETPRLMSGFNDQYFQAEGSNVQFWTPVTGTRTENAIYPRSELRETYADGRLRNWTYPDANNFLRATLEVNQVPSSGKVVIGQIHAYDSQKPLIKLEYQFKEKTQTGNIVAKVRMRPDDGEGRVITVASNVPLEKSFTYVINLNKAGLLSVYAADGQWNERIGAAWGAKPLYFKAGVYVQDNSGDSKEGARVTFAKLDIDHD from the coding sequence ATGATCGACCTATCTACTTGGAACCTCAGCATCCCTGTCGGCTCCCCGCCCGCGACCATCGAAACCCCCAGATTGATGAGCGGCTTCAACGACCAATACTTCCAGGCCGAAGGCAGCAACGTGCAATTCTGGACACCCGTCACCGGCACCCGCACGGAAAACGCCATTTACCCACGCAGCGAACTGCGTGAGACCTACGCCGATGGGCGCCTGCGTAACTGGACCTACCCGGATGCGAACAACTTCCTGCGGGCCACGTTGGAGGTCAATCAGGTGCCGTCCTCCGGCAAAGTCGTGATCGGGCAGATTCATGCCTATGACAGCCAGAAGCCGCTGATCAAGTTGGAGTACCAATTCAAGGAGAAGACCCAGACCGGCAATATCGTCGCCAAGGTGAGGATGCGCCCGGATGATGGTGAAGGGCGGGTGATTACCGTGGCGTCCAATGTGCCGTTGGAGAAAAGCTTTACCTACGTGATCAACCTCAACAAAGCTGGGCTGCTCAGCGTGTATGCCGCTGATGGGCAGTGGAACGAGCGCATTGGCGCGGCGTGGGGGGCCAAGCCGTTGTATTTCAAGGCGGGGGTGTATGTGCAGGACAACAGTGGGGATAGCAAGGAAGGGGCGCGGGTGACGTTTGCCAAGCTGGATATTGATCACGACTGA